The sequence below is a genomic window from Streptomyces sp. V1I1.
GATCGACGGCTTCCACGGCCCTGGGCAGCACCGCGTCCACCGCTTTGGTGATCTTCCAGGACTCCAGGCCCTTGCAGGCCGGGTAGATGGGGATCAGCTTGCCCGCGAAGGCGTCGACGGCGTCGTCGCCGCTGTCCGCGCCCAGCGGTACATACGTGGGGTGCGCGAGCTGCAACTTGTGGTTGAAGACGGACACCTTGCCGGCGAACATCCCGCGGCTGCCCGGCGGCAGGTCCTTGTGCGGCTTGTGGATTCCCCGTCCGAAGAAGACCAGCTGAAGCCGGCCGCTTCCGTCGGTCAGGGTGACCTCCAGGCGCTGGCCCCGGCCGTGGTTGAACTTCAGCACCCGGGAGTCGGCGACTTGAGCGACCACGGTGACGTCCTCGTCCAGCGGCAGATCGGCCAGCCTGGTCAGCTGGCCGCGCTCCTCGTACCGGCGGGGGTAGTGGTGCAGGAGATCACCGACCGTATGCAGGTCGAGATGCTCGGCCATCACCTTCGCGGTGGCGGCGCCGAGCGTGTTCTTCAGAGGTTCGTCGAGCGCGGGCACGCGATCCATTGCACACCACACCACTGACAGACGTCGCGCACCTGTGGATATCCGCTGGTCACCACGGTGCCGCGAGCCGCTCTACGCCGCCCCTGCGCCGCCCCTGCGCCGCCCCTGCGCCGCCCCTGCGCCGCCCCTGCGCCGCCCCTGCGCCGCCCTTGCGCCGTCCCTACTCCACGCCGACGAGCAGCGGGGTCGACCCCCGCCCGCCCCGGTACACCAGGGTGTCCACCGCCAGGTAGCCGTCGCGTACATACCTCTCCAGGCGGTCCGCCACCGCGTCGCCGTCCGGGACGTCCTCCCCCAGGACCAGCGTCACCAGCTCGCCCCCTGCCGCCAGCATCCTGTCCAGCACCGCCTCCGCGGTGGCTGCCAGGTCCACGCCGATCACCGCCACGTCGCCGTCGATCAGGCCCAGGACGTCTCCGGCCTGGCACACGCCCGCCGACGTCCACGACTGCCGTTCCGCGACGGCGAGTTCGGCGTAGCGCGTCGCGCCCGCCGCCGCCGTCATGGCGACCACGTCCTCGTCGAATCGGCGGTCCGGCTCGTGCACGGCGAGGGCCGCGATGCCCTGGACGGCCGCGCGGGTCGGGATGAGGGCGACCCGAACGCCCTCCGTGCGGGCCTGTTCGGCGGCCGCCGCGGCGGTGTGGCGGAGCTCCGCGGAGTTCGGGAGGAGGACCACCTCGCGCGCGTGGGCGCGCCGGATCGCGTCGACGAGTTCGCCGCTGGCCGGCGGCTCCCCCGGGCGGGCGAGGACCGTTGTGGCGCCCGCCTCGGCGCACAGGCCCGCCAGTCCCTCCCCTGGAACGACCACGACGACCGCCCGCTGCACCTGTTCCCGCTCCCGGGACACCGCCGCGGCGTCGAAGTGTGTGATGCGGATCCGGTACGGCCGCCCCGCCTCGACGCCCGCCTCCACCGCCGCGCCCGCGTCGTCGACGTGTACGTGGACGTTCCACAGGCCGTCCCCGCCGACGACGACGAGCGAGTCGCCGAGCCCGTCGAGCCGGGTCCGCAGTCGGGCCACCGCCGCGTCGTCCGCCTCCAGGAGGTAGATCACCTCGAAGGCCGGGCCCCCGTCGGCGCACGGCTCCGAGCCCGGGTCACCGATCTCATGGCTTACATGAGCCAGCACGGGCGCGACCGGGGCCTCCCCGGTCACCGCCTCGACCAGCGCCCCGAGCACCATGAGCAGCCCGCGCCCGCCCGCGTCCACGACCCCCGCGCGCTCCAGCACGGCGAGCTGCCCGGGGGTGGCGTCCAGTGCCTGCCGCGCCCCCTCGTACGCAGCCCGCACCGCATCCTGCGGGAACGCGTCCGCGGCCTGCGCCGCCGCCCCCGCCACGCTCAGGATCGTGCCCTCGACGGGATGGGCGACGGCCTCGCGCGCCAGAGTGGCGGCCCGCTGCAGCGCACCGGCCAGGTGATCTCCGTCTCCCAGCCGCTCCGCCATGCCCCGCAGCAGCTGCGCCAGGATCGTCCCGGAGTTCCCGCGGGCGCCGATCAGCGCCCCGTGGGCCATCGCCCGCACCACGTCGGCCGGCGCGGGCGCCGATGACCCGGTCTCGTGCGCGGCGAAGACCGCCTCCACGGCCTGGGCCGCGGACTCCACGGTCAGGTACAGATTTGTGCCGGTGTCCCCGTCCGCGACCGGATAGACATTGATCGCGTCGATCTCCTCGCGCTCACGGCCCAGGGCCTCCAGCGCCAGTGAGCACCAGGTGCGTACCGCTGCGGCGTCGAGGGTCTGCGGCACCTGGTGATCCTCCTTGAGCGGCCCGGAAAGGGCCGTGGGCAGCGGGGTTGCACCGCAGGGTAGACCCCGGGCGGGAGCGGGGTCCGGGGCGGGGGCGGGAGAAGCCATGGTAGTTTCGTATCTCGGACGCAGTCGTTGTATGCTGCTCCGGTTGCCCGATGAGAGTCGGGCCATTCCCCCGGCAAAGCCACCAATCAGGTCACTGATTTCCGGCGCGCCGGAATTCACTGTAAGTGCATCTGAAGTCTTTGGAGTGACCCGTGGCTGCCAACTGCGACGTCTGCGGCAAGGGGCCGGGCTTCGGCAACAGCATCTCGCACTCGCACCGCCGTACGTCCCGTCGCTGGAACCCGAACATCCAGCGTGTGCGTGCCGTGGTCGGTGGGACGCCGAAGCGGCTCAACGCCTGCACCTCGTGCATCAAGGCCGGCAAGGTCTCGCGCTAACGCCGACTGTTCGTCGTAGCGCAGCCCCTCCGGTTGCCTTGAAAGCCGGTCCACCTCGGTGGACCGGCTTTTCAGCGTGCCCGTATCCGTGCCCGTGCCCGTACTCGTACTCGTACTCGTACGACGGTCACCTGAAGCGCCAGGCGTGATCGACCGGGCCGATCCCGCCTCCCAGCGGGAACCCGGCCGCGATCGCCCCGGTGACGTACTCCTTCGCGGCCCGCACGGCCTCCGGGACCCCCATCCCCTTGGCCAGACCCGACGCGACCGCGGACGCCAGGGTGCAGCCCGTCCCATGGGTGTGCCGGTTGTCGTGCCGGGGCGCGCGCAGCCAGTGCTCCTCCGCGCCGTCCGTCAGCAGGTCCACCGCATCGCCCGCGAGATGCCCGCCCTTGATCAGCGCCCATCGCGGCCCGAAGCCGAGCACGGCCTCCGCGGCCCGCCGCATCCCCGTCTCGTCCTCGACCACCACACCCGTCAGCTGACCGACCTCGTCCAGATTCGGCGTGGCGACGGTGGCGAGCGGCAGCAGCTTCTTGCGTACGGAGTCGAGCGCGGAGGCGGCCAGCAGCGGGTCGCCGTGCTTGGAGACCCCCACCGGGTCGACGACCACCGGTGCGTCCACATCGGCCAGCAGCTCGGCGACCGTCTCGACGAGCGGCGCGGACGCCAGCATGCCGGTCTTCACGGCCTGTACGCCGATGTCGTCGACGACGCTGCGGTACTGCGCCCGTACCGCATCGACCGGCAGCTCCCACGCGCCCTGCACACCCAGGGAGTTCTGCGCCGTGACCGCGGTGAGCACGCTCATGCCGTGCACGCCGAGCGCCAGCATCGTCTTGAGGTCGGCCTGAATGCCCGCGCCGCCGCCGGAGTCGGACCCGGCGACGGTGAGCACGCGAGGAGGCACGCGGGGAGGTATGTCCATGCGCCCGAATCTACTTGCCGTCCTCGATGTCTCCGAAGTGGTCCCAGCCGCCCTTGCTGGTCCACGGCGCACCGTCGACCGTCACCTGCGGCAGCGCCGACGGGTTGAGCACCTCGCCGATCACCTTCCAGCGGGCCGGCAGCTTCACGTCCGGCGGGAAGGTCGCGACGATCGCGTGGTCCTCTCCCCCGGTCAGCACCCACTGCAGCGGGTCGACGCCGACGGCCTGGCCGATGTCGTTCATCTGCGAGGGGATGTCGATGGAGCCCGAGCGCAGGTCGATCCGGACCTTGCTGGCCTCCGCGATGTGCCCGAGGTCGGCGACGAGTCCGTCGCTGATGTCGCACATGGCGGTGGCGCCGAGGCCCGCCGCCGCGGGTCCCGCGTGGTACGGCGGCTCGGGCCGCCGGTGTGCCTCGACGAAGGCGCGCGGCGAGCGGAAGCCCCGGGAGAGCACCGCGTGCCCGGCGGCCGACCAGCCCAACCAGCCGGTGTACGCGACGACATCGCCGGGCTTGGCGCCGGCCCGGGTGACCGGTTCGTGGTTGCGCAGATCGCCGAGCGCGGTGATCGCGAGGGTGATGACATCGCCGCGTACGACATCGCCGCCGACCACCGCGGCTCCGGCGACCTGGCACTCGTCGCGGATGCCGTCCATCAGCTCGGTGGCCCAGGTGACCGGGAGTTCGGCAGGTACGACCAGGCCGAGCAGCAGCGCGGTCGGGACCGCGCCCATAGCCGCGATGTCGGCCAGATTCTGGGCGGCGGCCTTGCGGCCGACGTCGTACGCGGTCGACCAGTCACGGCGGAAGTGCCGTCCCTCCAGCAGGACGTCCGTGCTCGCCACCACCCTGCGGTCGGGTGCGGCCACGACCGCGGCGTCGTCACCGGGTCCGAGCCGGACCGCGGGGGTGGAGGTGAGCCGTGAGGTGAGCTCCCTGATGAGCCCGAACTCCCCCAACTCGCCCACAGTGCCCTTCACCGAGTCTCACCTCTCCGTCGTCCTGCCGGAGTGCCCGGCAGTGCTGCTTGCTTGCGGTCGCGAGCCGTCTGCGGCATATGTACCGTCAAGCGATACGTCAACTTCTTCTTCCCGTACGCCACGCTGCGGGCGTCACCCCGCGCGCGGGTCTCCCCGCGGCCCGCGGCGACGCGATACCGTGGCGTCCCTTCCCCCCACATGATCCTCGTGGCCGCCCTGGAGGTTCCGTGGTACAGGCGTACATCCTCATTCAGACCGAGGTGGGCAAGGCGTCGACCGTCGCCGAGACCATCGGCAAGATTCCGGGAGTGATCCAGGCCGAGGACGTGACCGGTCCGTATGACGTGATTGTGCGTGCCCAGGCCGAGACGGTCGACGATCTCGGTCGCATGGTGGTCGCCAAGGTCCAGCAAGTGGACGGCATCACCCGCACCCTGACCTGCCCGGTCGTGCACCTGTAGCCCCCGTCTACGCTTGGCCGGTGACGATTTCCCGCCGTCGGCCCCTCTGTCTGTCCGCTGCCGCGCTGATGCTGCTGGCTGCCGCGGGCTGCTCCTCCACGGACGCAGCGGTGTCGATCACGGTTCCCAGCCCCCCGGCGGAGGAAGCCGCCCTGTGCGGCGCGCTGCACAAGGAGCTTCCGAAGTCCGTGGCCGGGCAGGACCGTAACGACCCTGAGCCGGCTTCCGAACTGACCGCCGGCTGGGGCGATGCCGCGATCGTACTGCGCTGCGGCGTCCCCCGGCCGGAGAAGATGAGCGCCCCCCAGTCACAGGGAGTGGAGGCGAACGGCGTCAACTGGCTGCTGGAGGAGGAGCCCGAGGGCCCCCGCTTCACCACGACGTACCGCAAGGCCTATGTCGAGGTCTCGATGGAGAAGCGGTACGCCCACGACATCACGCCGCTCGCCGAACTGGCCGACGCCGTCAAGAAGACGGTGCCGGCCACGCTCGACGTTCCGTAGGCCCTTTGATCGCTAGCGCAGCCCGGTCGGGCGGCGCAGCGCCGCCTGGATCAGCCGGTCGACCAGCTCGGAGTAGCCGACGCCGCTCTCCTGCCACATCCGCGGGTACATCGAGATCGGCGTGAAGCCGGGCATGGTGTTGATCTCGTTGATGACGAACTCGCCGTTCTCCTGCAGGAAGAAGTCCGCGCGGACCAGTCCCTCGCAGGACGCGGCGTCGAAGGCCTCCACCGCGAGGCGGCGCACCTCGGCGGTCTGCTCGTCGGTCAGCGGCGCGGGTACGAGACCGGCCGCGGAGTCGATGTACTTGGCCTCGAAGTCGTAGAACTCATGGGCCGTGACCGACGGGATCTCGGCCGGGACACTGGCGCGCGGGCCGTCCTCGAACTCCAGGACGCCGCACTCGATCTCGCGGCCGCGCAGCAGCGACTCCACGAGGATCTTGGGGTCGTGGCGCTGCGCCTGACTGATCGCCTCGTCCAGGCCGGAGAGGTCGTCGACCTTGGTGATGCCCATGGAGGACCCGGCGCGGGCCGGCTTCACGAAGAGCGGCCAGCCGTGCTCGCCCGCGAAGTCGATGATCTTCTTGCG
It includes:
- a CDS encoding DAK2 domain-containing protein, with protein sequence MPQTLDAAAVRTWCSLALEALGREREEIDAINVYPVADGDTGTNLYLTVESAAQAVEAVFAAHETGSSAPAPADVVRAMAHGALIGARGNSGTILAQLLRGMAERLGDGDHLAGALQRAATLAREAVAHPVEGTILSVAGAAAQAADAFPQDAVRAAYEGARQALDATPGQLAVLERAGVVDAGGRGLLMVLGALVEAVTGEAPVAPVLAHVSHEIGDPGSEPCADGGPAFEVIYLLEADDAAVARLRTRLDGLGDSLVVVGGDGLWNVHVHVDDAGAAVEAGVEAGRPYRIRITHFDAAAVSREREQVQRAVVVVVPGEGLAGLCAEAGATTVLARPGEPPASGELVDAIRRAHAREVVLLPNSAELRHTAAAAAEQARTEGVRVALIPTRAAVQGIAALAVHEPDRRFDEDVVAMTAAAGATRYAELAVAERQSWTSAGVCQAGDVLGLIDGDVAVIGVDLAATAEAVLDRMLAAGGELVTLVLGEDVPDGDAVADRLERYVRDGYLAVDTLVYRGGRGSTPLLVGVE
- the rpmB gene encoding 50S ribosomal protein L28; the encoded protein is MAANCDVCGKGPGFGNSISHSHRRTSRRWNPNIQRVRAVVGGTPKRLNACTSCIKAGKVSR
- the thiD gene encoding bifunctional hydroxymethylpyrimidine kinase/phosphomethylpyrimidine kinase; the protein is MDIPPRVPPRVLTVAGSDSGGGAGIQADLKTMLALGVHGMSVLTAVTAQNSLGVQGAWELPVDAVRAQYRSVVDDIGVQAVKTGMLASAPLVETVAELLADVDAPVVVDPVGVSKHGDPLLAASALDSVRKKLLPLATVATPNLDEVGQLTGVVVEDETGMRRAAEAVLGFGPRWALIKGGHLAGDAVDLLTDGAEEHWLRAPRHDNRHTHGTGCTLASAVASGLAKGMGVPEAVRAAKEYVTGAIAAGFPLGGGIGPVDHAWRFR
- a CDS encoding thiamine-phosphate kinase yields the protein MKGTVGELGEFGLIRELTSRLTSTPAVRLGPGDDAAVVAAPDRRVVASTDVLLEGRHFRRDWSTAYDVGRKAAAQNLADIAAMGAVPTALLLGLVVPAELPVTWATELMDGIRDECQVAGAAVVGGDVVRGDVITLAITALGDLRNHEPVTRAGAKPGDVVAYTGWLGWSAAGHAVLSRGFRSPRAFVEAHRRPEPPYHAGPAAAGLGATAMCDISDGLVADLGHIAEASKVRIDLRSGSIDIPSQMNDIGQAVGVDPLQWVLTGGEDHAIVATFPPDVKLPARWKVIGEVLNPSALPQVTVDGAPWTSKGGWDHFGDIEDGK
- a CDS encoding Lrp/AsnC family transcriptional regulator yields the protein MVQAYILIQTEVGKASTVAETIGKIPGVIQAEDVTGPYDVIVRAQAETVDDLGRMVVAKVQQVDGITRTLTCPVVHL
- a CDS encoding DUF3515 domain-containing protein, giving the protein MLLAAAGCSSTDAAVSITVPSPPAEEAALCGALHKELPKSVAGQDRNDPEPASELTAGWGDAAIVLRCGVPRPEKMSAPQSQGVEANGVNWLLEEEPEGPRFTTTYRKAYVEVSMEKRYAHDITPLAELADAVKKTVPATLDVP
- a CDS encoding D-alanine--D-alanine ligase family protein, producing MSSENLPQSPEQQLRKPRVAVVFGGRSSEHGISVVTAGAVLRAIDRTKYDVLPIGITTDGRWALTADEPDRMAIADRRTPSVDQLADSTEGGVVLSVDPANREVVYSEPGAVPKALGEVDVVFPVLHGPYGEDGTLQGLLELAGVPYVGSGVLASAVGQDKEYMKRVFISFGLPVGPYEVIRPREWELDPTAARKKIIDFAGEHGWPLFVKPARAGSSMGITKVDDLSGLDEAISQAQRHDPKILVESLLRGREIECGVLEFEDGPRASVPAEIPSVTAHEFYDFEAKYIDSAAGLVPAPLTDEQTAEVRRLAVEAFDAASCEGLVRADFFLQENGEFVINEINTMPGFTPISMYPRMWQESGVGYSELVDRLIQAALRRPTGLR